One genomic region from Balaenoptera acutorostrata chromosome 1, mBalAcu1.1, whole genome shotgun sequence encodes:
- the AURKAIP1 gene encoding aurora kinase A-interacting protein isoform X4: MFMVRLTSQLLRAVPRAGCSGPWPVCGVLGRHACRPRYSMQPIGPSGVASLPDRRVHMELEEMLVPRKMSVSPLESWLTVRYLLPRLDAGAPGTVSPAQVYECPPSQGGEGVAQGGKEVWDAPQIQCKNVLKIRRRKMNHHKYRKLVKRTRFLRRKVREGRLKRKQMLSPGLKLSPR, from the exons ATGTTCATGGTGCGCCTGACCTCCCAGCTGCTCAGGGCTGTTCCCCGGGCAG GTTGCAGTGGGCCTTGGCCTGTCTGCGGGGTGTTGGGCAGGCATGCCTGCAGACCTCGCTACAGCATGCAACCAATAGGCCCAAGTGGGGTTGCCTCCCTTCCTGACAGGCGGGTCCACATGGAGCTTGAGGAGATGCTGGTCCCCAGGAAGATGTCTGTCAGCCCCTTGGAGAGCTGGCTGACCGTTCGCTACCTCCTGCCCAGACTGGACGCTGGGGCCCCAGGGACTGTGTCTCCAGCCCAAGTCTATGAGTGTCCGCCCAGCCAGGGGGGGGAAGGGGTCGCGCAGGGGGGTAAGGAGGTCTGGGACGCGCCCCAGATACAGTGCAAGAACGTGCTCAAGATCCGCCGGCGGAAGATGAATCATCACAAGTACCGCAAGCTGGTCAAGAGGACCCGGTTCCTGCGGCGGAAGGTCAGGGAGGGACGCCTGAAACGGAAGCAG ATGTTGTCACCTGGATTAAAACTCTCGCCAAGATGA
- the AURKAIP1 gene encoding aurora kinase A-interacting protein isoform X3 encodes MFMVRLTSQLLRAVPRAGCSGPWPVCGVLGRHACRPRYSMQPIGPSGVASLPDRRVHMELEEMLVPRKMSVSPLESWLTVRYLLPRLDAGAPGTVSPAQVYECPPSQGGEGVAQGGKEVWDAPQIQCKNVLKIRRRKMNHHKYRKLVKRTRFLRRKVREGRLKRKQMRFERDLRRIWRKAGLKEAPAGWQTPKIYLKGK; translated from the exons ATGTTCATGGTGCGCCTGACCTCCCAGCTGCTCAGGGCTGTTCCCCGGGCAG GTTGCAGTGGGCCTTGGCCTGTCTGCGGGGTGTTGGGCAGGCATGCCTGCAGACCTCGCTACAGCATGCAACCAATAGGCCCAAGTGGGGTTGCCTCCCTTCCTGACAGGCGGGTCCACATGGAGCTTGAGGAGATGCTGGTCCCCAGGAAGATGTCTGTCAGCCCCTTGGAGAGCTGGCTGACCGTTCGCTACCTCCTGCCCAGACTGGACGCTGGGGCCCCAGGGACTGTGTCTCCAGCCCAAGTCTATGAGTGTCCGCCCAGCCAGGGGGGGGAAGGGGTCGCGCAGGGGGGTAAGGAGGTCTGGGACGCGCCCCAGATACAGTGCAAGAACGTGCTCAAGATCCGCCGGCGGAAGATGAATCATCACAAGTACCGCAAGCTGGTCAAGAGGACCCGGTTCCTGCGGCGGAAGGTCAGGGAGGGACGCCTGAAACGGAAGCAG ATGAGGTTCGAGAGGGACCTGAGGCGCATCTGGCGGAAGGCGGGCCTGAAGGAAGCCCCCGCAGGCTGGCAGACCCCCAAGATCTACCTGAAGGGCAAATGA
- the AURKAIP1 gene encoding aurora kinase A-interacting protein isoform X2, with translation MFMVRLTSQLLRAVPRAGCSGPWPVCGVLGRHACRPRYSMQPIGPSGVASLPDRRVHMELEEMLVPRKMSVSPLESWLTVRYLLPRLDAGAPGTVSPAQVYECPPSQGGEGVAQGGKEVWDAPQIQCKNVLKIRRRKMNHHKYRKLVKRTRFLRRKVREGRLKRKQTCWWSLPLPSQMRFERDLRRIWRKAGLKEAPAGWQTPKIYLKGK, from the exons ATGTTCATGGTGCGCCTGACCTCCCAGCTGCTCAGGGCTGTTCCCCGGGCAG GTTGCAGTGGGCCTTGGCCTGTCTGCGGGGTGTTGGGCAGGCATGCCTGCAGACCTCGCTACAGCATGCAACCAATAGGCCCAAGTGGGGTTGCCTCCCTTCCTGACAGGCGGGTCCACATGGAGCTTGAGGAGATGCTGGTCCCCAGGAAGATGTCTGTCAGCCCCTTGGAGAGCTGGCTGACCGTTCGCTACCTCCTGCCCAGACTGGACGCTGGGGCCCCAGGGACTGTGTCTCCAGCCCAAGTCTATGAGTGTCCGCCCAGCCAGGGGGGGGAAGGGGTCGCGCAGGGGGGTAAGGAGGTCTGGGACGCGCCCCAGATACAGTGCAAGAACGTGCTCAAGATCCGCCGGCGGAAGATGAATCATCACAAGTACCGCAAGCTGGTCAAGAGGACCCGGTTCCTGCGGCGGAAGGTCAGGGAGGGACGCCTGAAACGGAAGCAG ACCTGTTGGTggtccctccctctgccctcgcAGATGAGGTTCGAGAGGGACCTGAGGCGCATCTGGCGGAAGGCGGGCCTGAAGGAAGCCCCCGCAGGCTGGCAGACCCCCAAGATCTACCTGAAGGGCAAATGA